The sequence ATTGACTAGGTTATTTTGTCATTAATACTGTGTATTCTACAACAGATTTCACCAATGGTATTCGCCGAGAAAACCTGAATCCCTGAATTGAGAACAAATTTGAAGGACCAGTGTTAAGACACACTAATGAACTGGTCTGCTGCCTGTGTTATTAATGCCGCTTGAGGACAAAATAGAGGTGATTATGCTTCGTGCAGAGGCACATGGCTAGTCATTTTTGTCTGCTTGTGCTTCCAAGTAAAACACGAAATGGAATGACTGTACATGGTACAAAGTACGCTATGCTATGCGCTGTACAGCGGTTGCGGATTATCTACGAGGcacgttcagaaagtaagtgtactgtcaTCATAAAGGgctatgttttttttgtttttttttttgtttcttgttgtttCAGGGTTGGCAACACTGAGTAGTCGAGGAGGATTCCTTGACAAGGGCAAGAATGGCAGGAACACGGTACTACGTAAGCTCAGGATGTAGTATCCAGCTGCTTGAAAGCTGTCGGTAAGAAATACCAAGTGGGAGCCACGTGCTGTGATCTGCTTTCAACTCGTGGAAGGAATAGCACCTACCTAAATTTTTTCGCGAATCAAAACCGTTTACGGCTAAAGTGTTAGGAACAGAAAGAGTGTATTTAAGTGGTGTAGGGATTTTAATGAAAGCAGTACAAATTTTCATGACGGTCAGAGAAGCGGAAgaccttccattttgactgatgGGTTTGTGCAAAGAATGGAGAAAACTGTTCCTGAAGACAACCGGTTGATAGTTAATGAAATTTCTGCGATGTTTCCACCACACTCTTACACGAGACACTCACAGAAACGCTGGGATACCGGACACGGTGCGCGAGATGGTCCCGAAACAGCTGACAGAGCAGTACAAGAAAAATTGGGCCAGTAGCGCCCGCGAATTTCTTGACCGACTTGAACTGGAAGGTGAGAGTTTTCTGAGCTCTGTTGTGACTGGAGATGAGATCGAGTGTGGTTCATTACGCTGCTGAAACAAAAGACAGTCGTCACAGTGGCGTCACACTAATACTAcgtctggcagaaaattcaaaactACCATTtcggacccaaaaaaaaaaaagcggcctCATTGTTTAGAGACCTGCCTGAGGGGGAGACCATCAGTGGGCAATCACGTTGTTAAGACACTAAAAAATCTCAAGAGCAAAAGAATCCTGCCGAGAGAAGTGTGCTTTTTACACGACAAGGACCTTCCTCACAGTCTTTGCCACCAAGGCGTACTAGCAGTAATTTCGTTGGGATGTTTTGAACCACTCTCCCTTTCCCCCGGTCTTTGTGCCTTCAGATTATCATCTTTTCACGTCAATGAAGGCACACATGAGTGCAATTAAATTTACAGCCGACGAGCAGGTACCGAAAGAGGTTATTACGTTGGGGAAAGACATTGGAGCAGAACTCTTTGAGAAGAGTATAAAGGAGGTTGTGCCATAGCACTGAGCGGGGTAGCGATTACGTGGAAACCTAGTCAACAAGTGTATCAACAATATCTCGCAATTGTTCTTCAGATACACATTATCTAAAAAGATAAAAAATCAAGTACACTTTGTGAATATGCCTCATATGTAGTTGACCTACAAtaccaagttcaaatggctctgagcactatgggacttaacttctgaggtcattagtcccctagaacttagaactacttaaaactaactaacctaaggacatcacacacacacccatgcccgaggcaggattcgaacctgcggccgtagcggtcgcgcgattccagactgtagcgcctagaaacgctcggccggcCAATACGAAGTAGCTAGTCATGTGTACCCTACGGCTACGCCACTCCAAAAATTCTCCCGATAAATCCAAGTCGTCCATCTGCACTCCATGAACTTGAGTTTGTGTGTATTCCTCCGTATTTGCACCACTGTGTCACAATATTCTCGCTCTTAGTCGACGCAGACCATACTACCTCAGAAAAAATAAATATAGGTACTTACTAAGGCAAATGTAGACTGCACCAACCACAGGATAGTGGGATATCTCGACAGCGTGAAAAAAGCGCGCACATGCGATAACGCTTACAACAGTCATCGTTATGATGACTAGGCTTTGCACGATCATCCACGGTAGGAGCAGAACTGGCTTACTCTGAAATACAAAGCAAACAAAAACCATGTCTTAAGTACATCGTGGGTTTAGAGCTACTTAGTTAGCAAAATACTCCTAATGACTTGTATTTTAAGGGTCTGTATCAGTGTTATGTAGCACTCAGTATTAATTATCAGCAAATTAATTACTAACATTGACGCCATATGGAGGTTTGCctaaaatcattcttcccacgcacaggTTAGCTAGGAAGAGATtgtcgtaccctccgccacacaccgaaggTATCTCGCGGAACATAAGTGTGGAATAGAAGGCCATATTAACCCTCCCCCCCCCTGTATTAGACACACTGCCAAGTAATATGGTTCCCTTCACAAGGACACAAATCCAAATTGCAGTAGTGTCATTCGATTCGCCTCTGGCTAATGATGCGCGAAAGTCAAGTAAACTTTATTTTGGGTCCAAAAAAGGAGTGATCTTTGTGTATTCCATGGCGCCGCGAACATCACTATCGTTTGAAGAATGCTGTAAAATAATTCTGTAATTGGTCTTTAACTATTTACAGTCAGTTGTCCTCTCCCTCTGTTTCTGTGGGAGGCCTCATGAAATAGAAAAATTATGAAGTAGCAACCATAATTTATTGTATCAGGAGCTCCAGATGTTGTTACCGTCCCCTGCTTTGCCCAGTTTCTGCTAAAAATCACATACTTCTGTAATTCGATATATTTACCTCACTCGCTCCAAAGAAGAGAAGCGTAGCACTCACTGCCTGCGTAATGCCAAACACAAGGCATACGATAAGCTGCGTCTTCGTAACTGAAACAGTAACAGGAAAATTAATGATTAGAACTTTCTGAGGTGAGCTGTTAATCCTCGTATAAAATACACAATCTTTCGTCTTGGTCGCCAAAATTCTTTATTGGCCAATCACCGCACGTTCTGCGCTTTCGGTCAGCCTCATCATGAGATCAACATACATCTATGCAAGGTACTTTATCATGTGTTTCATATAGTACCCTCACCTGCCCCATTATCAACTCGAATAGGGGTGATAGTATCGCATGCACTGTGTGATGAGTCGCTTAATATCCTCGTGTGTAGATCTGGTGATGGGGTAACCTAAAATGCGTAACGTATGGTGATGGATCAGCATCGAACTTTGGTGATCATAAGAAAAAGAGGCTACCATTAGTGCCATACAACGGCGTCATGTCTTTTAAGACAATATATCCGAAAAGGGAAAAACACTAGCGGATTCACAGTTAATCATTCAGTCCTGCTATCAGCTGACAGATCATTCCCCATGCAAACCAATACATTCAGTAAACTTGTTCACATGGTAATGAACTGCTTCCTTTCAAATTTCAATGTATAATATTATCAATACGCATATTGAACTCATTTTCCACTAGAATTCCACAACTACATCTCTACCATTTTGCATTTAGGTTATCTGCTGCATACAGTTCATATGTAATGTCTTGCAAATGGTGTTGACCATCTCCAATGTATAATTCAAATTCCTTGTTTGaagctgttgtgttggcagaagagccaacaccgtgttacgaatggaggcgaaaatccacgcgttttagctcacgcaagctggcgtgaggagggaagaactatactgacgtcaggtctggaacatgacaaggaatgagaattcagaaagcggacgtaattaatttgatacttaacttcaatccattaatgatgaacatcgctcttgacggtacacgagtcacaatattatctgttcagaagtcatagtaactgaatatgttgCCTTGCTAGGTCCTAGTAAaggacgtagttgaaggctatgctaaactgtcgtctctggaaTTGAGAGCGTCTGTATACAgataaccatcgctagcaaagtcggctgtacaactgaggcgagtgctaggaagtctctctagacctgccgtgtggcggcgctcggtctgcaatcactgatagtggcgacacgcgggtccgacttacactaaccgatttaaaggctaccacctagcaagtgtcgtgtctggcggtgacaccacagaagtacATTTTTGTCGGGCCTAATATGACATTCCTCTTATACCAGATAGTCTAAATTAATGTCTCGTCCATTGTTTCTACCAAAATCTTTGGCAGAGTACATTTTGCACTGGAAATGAAGTATATGATGTTGAAAGCCTTACAGTGCTTAAATTATTGCTGGTATTGCTTGTATATGTCTATTGTAGTGACGTTATGTCTTAAAAGTGTTATTTGAGTGGATACCGTTGTTGATTCACAAATGTATGGTTCCCAATAGATCAatcttttttttattgtgtctcttCTTTCACTTTCGAATCACTACTGATAGCAACCTAGGGAATTTCCGACTTTGTTCTTCGGTGCATAGTAACAACTTTCCTCGATGATAATATTCTGCAGATGCTCGGTACGTGGTACGACTTATGGATACCAACCGTCAGGCGTCTCAGAACTGGTGACGAGATTGCAAGTTTCCCTTAGACGCCGATAGTGGTCATAGAGAATCTGGTGGACCCAGTGGTACGCACCCACTGAGCCACATCTGCAGTGGCTGCCTGCTGCTAGCACCCCTCAGCTTCTGCAATGTAGGAGAGCTGTAAGCGGCCACTTGATACCACTTGCACTTCGATCCTTACTGCTACAGCACCATGGTTTGTGCTTAGTACCAGTGAGCCTCATTCTAGTTGCTATTGTCTGAGCTGGACTTTGTTCGCTTTGAGAAATACAGGTTGAGTAACATTACACCGTACCAGGGTTTCGCAGATACAGTACTATTTATTTACGTCATAGTTccgtaagaaataacaattttaatatgacaaatagtacactactgggcactaaaattgctacaccaagaagaaatgcagatgataaacgggtattcattggacaaatatattatactagaactgacatgtgattacattttcaggcaatttgggtgcgtagatcttgagaaaacagtacccagaacaaccacctctggccgtcataacggccttgatacgcctgggcattgagtcaaacagagcttggatggcgtgtacaggtacagctgcccatgcagcttcaacacgataccacagttcatcaagagtagtgactggcgtgttgtgacgagccagctgctcagaCACCATtggccatacgttttcaattggtgagagatctggagaatgtgctggccagggaagcactcgaacattttctgtatccagaaaggcccgtacaggacctgcaacatgcggtcgtgaattatcctgctgaaatgtagggtttcgcagggatcgaatgaagggtagagccacgggtcgtaacacgtgtgaaatgtaacatccactgttcaaagtgccgtcaatgcgaacaagaggtgaacgagacgtgtaaccaatggcaccccataccatcacgccgagtgatacgccgatatggcgatgacgaatacacgcttccaatgtgcgttcaccgcgatgtcgccaaacatggatgcgaccatcatgatgctgtaaacaaaacctggattcattcgaaaaaatgacgttttgccattcgtgcacccaggttcgtcgtcgagtacaccatcgcaggcgctcctgtctgtgatacagcgtcaagggtaaccgcagccatggtctcagagctgatagtccatgctgttgcaaacgtcgtcgaactgttcgtccacatggttgctgtcttgcaaacgtccccatctgttgactcagggatcgagatgtggctgcacgatccgttacagccatgcggataagatgcctgtcatctcgactgctagtgatacgaggccgttgagatccagcaaggcgttccgtattaccttcctgaacccaccgatttcatattctgctaacagtcattagatctcgaccaacgcgaacagcaatgtcgcgatacgataaaccgcaatcgcgataggcttcaatccgacctttatcaaagtcggaaacgtgatggtactcatttctcctccttacacgaggcatcacaacaacgtttcaccaggcaacgccgatcaactgctgtgtatgagaaatcggttgaaaactttcctcatgtcagcacgttgtaggtgtcgccaccggcgccaaccttgtgtgaaagctctgaaaagctaatcatttgcatttcaccgaatcttcttcctgacggttaaatttcgcgttgtagcacgtcatcttcgtggtgtagcaatgttaatggccagtggtgtattaagtTCATTTGAGTGTCTATAGTGACATTGTGAGTAATACTGACTGCGAACTAATAAAGTTTATACTGGCAATACTTGTACTTGTGTTGGTGCTGCCATTagtaatgataatagtaatgataacaataatgatagtggcatataaaaatatttcataagtTCACAAAATAGAtggttctggggaaaggaaatttaaggagactgtacAATCTAAGAATATTGGGAAACGGGGAAGATCTGCTTGGGAAGGAGGATGTACGAGGGAAACAACTGTGTACGAGTGGTGATCATAATTGTTACTTTGTGTTCGTAAACAGGGTGAGTCAGCTGTCCCtagcgatgtcgttttatgcaacctgcattaCTTCTGTATTAGAAATGGTATCTAGACTGGCGACAGTCATGCAATCGATATGGTGCTCTCTGACGTTTGGGCGACTGTTCAGAAAAGGAATCGTACAGCAACAATACAAGTGAAGATCGGCCATGAGTTACACGGTATTTTTTGGCCAAGAGACACCTTACTTCCGCCATGTTTACCTTACTGCCTCCATTCTCTCTTCATGCAATCGGCGGTGTAGTTAGTATATGTTATTGATGTCTGTGTAAGTTTATTCTGTTTATATTACTTAACTGTTAGTAAATGGCTCAGAAACGTTGCCTTGTGAAGTGAGTTTTACCATCAGAAACAACGTAGTTAACGGGAGATACCAAAATGAGAAGTATGGAAgtaacagcttctcagtatataatcCAATGAGAAGTTCGATACCTGACTCGCCACAGTAATGTGCCGAAGTATTCTCGTAAACAAAATTCGTACAACAGGTCTAAGATGTCTTCTTGTATGCCTACTTTACCACTTACTTGGCGACGTTCTAACAATCTGCTCCTCATCTCCAGAGCAAACAGGTCAACAATATTGTTCTGTCACgtcaggttgcataaaacgaaagcggtaggggcagctgaatcagccaGTGTATTGTGCGACTAGAAATGCGaattttgtggcgctcacctttcaACAGGCGCAGCACTTTGCCCAGTTTGTTGCAGTAGCCGGAATCCTCGCTACTGAAATCCAAAACAACAACTTGAAAATTCTCATCATGTGGGAAACTGCTAAAGTTGTCCATTGCATTGCTGTAGTTCTCATGCAGACATATCGCTGCCATTCCTATCTCGAACACACTGGCGACCTGAAAAAAATACATTTAGTTAATTGTTTCCAGACTATGCTTCATACaatgtaataaaattttttaaGACACACATACGCTGATGCGCTATATTCACTTTTTTTGTTACCTTGAAACTGTTCAGGCTGACGGCATACACGGACACACCCACATATAAATATGTAACTTACCAGATATATGACGGCAATTACTTTGGTGCCCGTCTTGAGGGAACAGCCACAGCAAGATTGTTTTAGGGCTGCCATTTCCACAAAACTGCGTTCTTCTTTTCGCCACAAAGTAGTTGGTCTGTAACAAAGTTACGGGCAGTTACACGCTATCCACATTCCAGGAAGGACGTTTCAAAAGTAATTACCAGAAAAGCTTATACAGGACCTTTTAGACGTAACACAATTTTTAGAAATGTAATAATTAAGTCGAAAATGCATCGAAATaaaaatttctattttattttcagctGCATACACTCCCCTGTAAGTGTTGTTAAATTATATCATGCatatgtgagacagggttgtaacctatccccgatgttattcaatctgtatattgagcaagcagtaaaggaaacaaaagaaaaattcagagtacgtattaaaatccatggagaagaaataaaaactttgaggttcgccgatggcattgtaattgtatcagaaacattctgtcacagatagcaaaggacttggaagagcagttgaacgggatggacagtgtcttgaaaggaggatataagatgaacatcaacaaaagcaaaacgaagataatggaatgtactcgaattaagtcgggtgatgctaaggggataaggaaatgagacacttaaagtagtaaaggagttttgctatttggggagcaaaataactgatgatggtcgaagtagagaggatatgaaatgtagactggcaatgacaagaaaaaagcgtttctcaagaagagaaatttgttaacatcgagtatagatttaagtgtcaggaagtcgtttctgaaagtatttgaacggagtgtagccatgtatggaagtgaaacatggactataaatagtttggacaagaagagaatagaagctttagaaatgtggtgctacagaaggatgctaaggattagatggatagatcacataagtaatgaggaggtattgaataggattggggagaagatgagtttgtggcacaagactagaagaagggatcggttggtaggacataatctgaggcatcaagggatcaccaatttagtactggagggcagcgcggagggtaaaagtcgaagagggaaaccaagagatgaatacactaaacagattcagaattatgtaggttgcagtaggtactgcgagatgaagaagcttgcacatgatagagtagtatggacaactgcatcaaaccagtctcaggactgaagaccacaacaataacacttTCGCCTACACTGTCTCAGCTGGTAGTTACTTGGTCTATGTCCTTTCACAGACATCTCTGTTGTTTTCGTTGCTGGCACGTTGTATGTATTTCTTAAATTGGAGAAATGTAGACACTGAACTTCACATAACGCCGTGAAAAGAAGTCTCATAGCATAAGGTCATAAGATTTGGGAGGCAGTTTTGAGTCGTCACCGAGCGAGATCATAAAGGGAGTTTTTCACGGAATAGGGTTATTGTTTCGCAGGTTGTGTGACACGTAACCCCGTCCTGCTAACCCAAATATTGGCTGCATCCACTCCATACAGAGCAGGCCAGAACTTGTTTTCTGCAAGTACGATCAGTTTTTTATGCAAGGATTAGCGGTGACTGCTTTATCTTCCATTTGAAGCGTATTTAAAATCATTGAAACCACAACGCAATACACCGCGAAAACACGATACGAGATGTCACATCGTACACACCACAAAGCACTCGATTATGGATTCAGATTTCTCGGTTTCGATCAGCGTTCGGTTCTAGGATCTTTATCTGTCACTTAGCACTTAATTCAACCCTGGTACCGTATGTTAATGTGAAATATGCCGAGCTGCACTTGGTGCAAAGTCCATATAAAACTGCAGATCCCCATGTACGTGTCTGGGAAATTTAGTTCAAAGATCTGATGAAGGTAACGGCATAGCACCTTCAGTGACTTACTACGGCACTGGAGTGTTCGAAACAACCTTGAGTATGATCGTagctttactttattttttaaaatcgGAGGATagaatagcaaaaaatggttcaaatgcctctgaatacaatggggctaaacatctgaggtcatcagtcccctataacgtagaactactcaaacctaactaacctaaggacatcacacacgtccatgcccgagccaggattcgaacctgcgaccgtagcagtcgaacggttctggactgaagcgcctagaaccgctcggccaccgcgaccggcatatAAAAACAGTTAGACATCGTTGTATGAAGGAAGAGTTTGTACGTTTCTGTACAGCTTTtgtgaaacgacttcctcacattatAGCAGAAATTTATCATAGGCCGCTGGAACCACGAGGCGAtccaagcgattggaaaaaagtaataataaacaaaaataagataAATAGTAAGCACATAACATTCAACTAACGAATCAAAAACAGGCTGCCAAAAGAACGTTGCTACACACTGCGgaaagtccttttacatgtcagaaaaatgttctctCATATTACAGATTCAAGCGTAAACtggtaaaaaaaattgtcatcagtGGGGTTCGAACTCTGGACCATTGATACGAAGACCGCGCGCTCTACCAACTCACCCACGAGAGATTTATGAACCAATAACTGACAGACAAGGTTTTCCTATGCTCTGCagttctgttattacttttaattaccgtttacacaGTTTCTgctggacaacatacagcacaaactaaatcggtgttttggttgatcctccatcgacatacaacgtttggttcCGATCTGACTGTCAGACATGTGGAGGTTTGGGTTTTCGCGGGCTACATCGTTCTCCTTTGCCTTACGCGGCAAACATCTTCTATACAATGCCTCTGGAAACATCTGAACATTTTGGCAATCTTGGTTACGAACGTGCTCATCATACGAGCACCAGCGATCAAATGCACTGAGCTTCTACATAATGCACTCAAAAGTACCCAGAGCACATTTCCGACCACGGCTGACACTGGCAACCTATTCGGGACGTCGCAGGgatgccgttcgtggtcagatgCAACAGGGCTACCTGCAGGACCGGCTAGCATGTGCATTTATCTTGAAGTCGGGACTTTTCACACAGTTTCCATAACTTTGTCCAGCCCCTCaaagtgccagactgagattcatccgaGTAGTGGAAGTTTTTACACGAAAGTATTGGTCTACTGAACACTCGTTCCACCGACAAATGTTTGCAAAGCAGGCGCGAAAGCGTCCCGGAACTGATCATCAAACtcctgtggcagacgctacaagaaaggCGTTGCGCATCAGGGAGACGTTTACAGATTCAGAGCGCGTACTTTCtaccaagggaacctccccatcgcacccccctcagatttagttaaagTTGGCACActgcataggccttgaaaaactgaacacagatcaagcgagaaaacaggaagaagttgtgtggaactatgaaaaaaaaagcaaagtatacaaactgagtagtccatgcaacatcaaggatagtgtgagtccaggagcgccgtggtcctgtggttagcgtgagcagctgcggatggagaggtctttggttcaagtcttccctcgagtgaaaagtttactttctttattttcgcaaatttatggtctgtccgttcgttcattgacgtttttgttcattgtgataagtttagtgtctgcgttttgcgaccgcaccgcaaaaccgtagaCGAAAGGAATTGCCTCTCCAGTggaaaccaaaaacatttgatcgcaatgtcacaggtcaaccgattcctccataagaaaacacgtctgatatattctatacgacactcgtgacggcatgtgcgtcacgtgagaggaatatgttgtcgatccacctaacttatacacttgacgaatgggtaaaaagattcttctacccagcccgatttaggttttcttgtggatgggataatcactcccaaaaaagtgatgaaagcgtaagagtttgtcacatatacTGGAAATAAAAAGTtgaacttttcattcgagggaagtcTTTAACCAagtacctctcgttccacagctactcacgctaaccacgggaccacggcgctcctgagctcagattctGCTTTATGTTGCGtatcttgcgtatggactactcagtttgtatattttgcttattttttcatagttccacacaacttcttcctgttttctcgattgatctgtgttcagtttttcaagacctatctactaaccgagcgaggtggcgcagtggttagcacactggactcgcattcgggaggaagacggttcaatcccgtctccagccttcctgatttaggttttccgtgatttccctaaatcgtttcaggcaaatgccgggatggttcctttgaaagggcacggccgatttccttccccatccttccctaacccgagcttgtgctccgtctctaatgacctcgttgttgacgggacgttaaacaacacttacCTAAtctatctactgtgccaacttataactaaatctgagggacttgcgatggagaggttcccttgtaagaagaacCAGGCAATCTATTACTTCCTCCAACGTACGTCTCTTCCTATTCGACCACGATGATAAAATCGGAGAAATTAAAGCTCATATGGAGGTTTAGCGTCTGCATTTTTCCCACTGAATCATTCCGAACGGAACAGGAATACGAAGAAAAATTGCTAGCACCAGTATCCTCGACCACACTACGAAAAATAAGTGTTACATGTAGAACTAATGAGGCTAGAGCCTCCAGAGCGAGTACTCACCAGGATGTGTAGGCAGCCTCGCCGCTCTCCAGTCTATGGCGACGCGTCTTCTGGTCGCTGGCGCACGCCGCTGCTTCGACCACGCCCAAGCTTGCTCGCTTTATCGACATTTTCTGCGCACTCTGTGACGTCACACAGTGACGCTTCTGCGCGAGATCTTCCCTCTTTCTGTTCTTATCCTCTTTTTGCCTAGTACTACTAGACAAACGTATTTTGTCAGATAATGGGGATGAGTTACGAAAGAATACTCTAACGGGTTTTAGACACTGATCGGCCAGAATTTTTTGGCCACCTTCCTAGCAGCcagcatgtccacctttggcatggataacagtggtgACGCGTCGTGGCGTGGATGCAGTGAGCCCTTGATAggccgctggagggagctggcaccgtaCGTGCACATACAAGCCAACTAATTCCAGTGAATTTCTGGAAGGGGAA is a genomic window of Schistocerca gregaria isolate iqSchGreg1 chromosome 9, iqSchGreg1.2, whole genome shotgun sequence containing:
- the LOC126292050 gene encoding uncharacterized protein LOC126292050; amino-acid sequence: MAALKQSCCGCSLKTGTKVIAVIYLVASVFEIGMAAICLHENYSNAMDNFSSFPHDENFQVVVLDFSSEDSGYCNKLGKVLRLLKVTKTQLIVCLVFGITQAVSATLLFFGASESKPVLLLPWMIVQSLVIITMTVVSVIACARFFHAVEISHYPVVGAVYICLMLNVYILLVVSSLCQSLCERSQGRT